The DNA sequence GGCTTCGGCTTCGTTCGGCATTGACGGAAGATGCCACAGGCGAGTCCGTCCGACCCGCACCGCCGATGCTTCGACCTACGCTTCCCGATCACCCCTGGATGGGAATCGGCCCCGACCGTCCGTCCAGAATCCAACGCAGCATTGGGAAATGTTGGCGCCCGAAGAAGAGCTCGCCGTCCACGACGAACCCGGGTACCCGAACGAGGCCCTCGTCTCGTAGCTCCGATTGGAGCTTTGCCGCGACCCTCGTGCCCTCGTTGCCAGACCAGACCAGGAACGAAGCGCCGTCCGCGTCGAACGAGTCGATCAGGGATGCAATCTGTTCCGGGTTCGACGCATCGAGTTCGAGCGACCAGTAGCCACGAAACAACTCTCCCAGAAATGCAGTCAGGCGCTCAGGTGCTCGCTCTCGGATCCATAGCCAGCCGAGGTGCGCGGCATCGACACTCCCGTTGCGATACGGCTCACGCAGGATGATTCCCTGGGCCCGGGAGTAGGTTTCGATCTCCCGTGCAATCGCCTCCGCTCGGTAGAAGAAATGGCGGACTCCCCTGCCGTCCCCGTCCTTTGGAGCGACAGGCGGCTGGAGTGGCGAAACATCCAGCGGCAGCCAGTCGACGGCATCGGATCGCGAAGCCGCCAGCTCCATGGCCGGCTGCAGGGCCAGGAAGGCGAGAGGGTGTTTGAGATCGAGCAGGATACGGAGCCTCGTCACGGGCCGAAGCCCCGATTGGCCACATCCGGCGAGGGCCCGACCGAGCCTCGGAGCAACCAGGCGACGCGCGGGAGGTGTTCGCGGCCGAACCACATTTCATCGGCGACGAGATACGAGGGAACGCCGAATACGCCGGCATCGAAAGCTGCTTCGTTCAACTGGTCGTGGGCATCACGGCCGGCACCTCTGGCATAGGCTCGGAAGCCGCCGACATCCGCGCCGATCCCGGCAAGGGCTGCTTCGAGAACGTCCAGATCCTCGATATCCAGATCGCGGCGCCAGAAGCGTTCGTAGGCCTCGTCGACGAATCGATCGAAACACTCGCTGCCTTGTTGCTTCGCCCAGAGCATCGCAATACCGGCCAGACTGGAATCCCAGATCTTCTCGGTACCCCGGAGCGTCTTGTCACGCAGCTTCGCATAACGCCGCGCATCCTGATACGCGTAGCGAACCCACGACCATTGGCTGGGGGTGCGTTGGCTGCTCTCGACCTTTCCCTTCTTGTCGAGCCGGGCGGAACCCAGAAAACTGGGAATGTCCAGCGTGAACGGCCGCCAATCGATCGAAACACCGGCCGCCGCGGCCATCGCCCGGGTCGGCTCGATGGCGATGAACGCGTAGGGGCTCTTCATGTCGATGTAGACCGCGAGGGCCGCATCTCCGCGGAGCCGCGAGAACTTGTTCATTTGCCGAGTGTAGAGGATCCGCGATCCGGCCCTCTCGGGTCGGCCTGCGGTAGGCTTTCAGTGCCGTGCCCGCCCCCCTCTCGGAGGAATCCCATGTCTACCGAAAAGACCTCAGGCCCCGGCTCGCCCCCGCCCCGCTTCATCCTCAAGGCCATGACCCGGACGCATGTCTTCCTGCACCGTTTGTCCGGTGGACGCTTCTTCAACAAACTGGGTGGTGACGACGTCTGCTTCGTGACGATGACCGGTGCGAAGAGCGGACGCCGTCTGACCGTTCCGTTGATGTACGTACCCCACGAAGGCGGCATTCTTCTCGTAGCCTCCCAGGGCGGCGCGCCGAAGAACCCGGTCTGGTACGGCAACCTGGTCAAGACCCCGGACATCGAGGTCGATCATCGAGGCCGGCACTCGAATCTCCGGGCCCGGCTGGCGACGGCGGAGGAGAAGCCCGCTCTCTGGCCGATCTGTGACCGCCACTATGCACCCTATGCTGAGTACCGGGAGAGGACGACCCGCGACATCCCGATCTTCGTATGTGAACCCACGGACTGAGGAGAACTCCCCGAGTTGGCCGATTCCCTGACGATCGACGTGTTCTGGTCGTTTCGAAGCCCCTGGTCCTATCTGGCGACGCCTCGTCTCGCTGCCTGGCAAGACCGATACCAGTTGGACGTGCGCTTTCGTCCGGTCTACCCCATTGCGATTCGCACTCCCGAGTTCTTCGACCAGGTTCATCCGTTGTGGACCCGCTACTTCATGGTCGACGTGCAACGCGTCGCGCAGTTCCTCGAACTTCCGATCGCGTGGCCGCACCCGGATCCGGTCGTCCAGGAACTGGCGGACGGACGCATGCGAACCGGTGAGACCCAGCCCTACATCCACCGCCTCACCCGGCTGGGCGTTCTGGCGGAAGAAGAAGGCTCGGGGGTCGAGTTTGCCCTTGCGGTCTCGAATCTGATCTGGGGCGGCACGGAGAACTGGCACGAGGGAGAACATCTGGCGCGAGCCAGCGCTGAAGCAGGCCTCGATCTCGAGGCCCTCGACGCCCGCGCGGAGAGCGAGGTCGATCGAATCGAAGCGGCAATCGCGCAGAACGAAACCGACCATGCGACCGCAGAACATTGGGGGGTGCCTACCTGCGCTTTCCAAGGTGAGCCGTTCTTTGGTCAGGATCGATTGGACGTACTCCTCTGGCGGTTGAAACAAAACGGCCTGGAAGAACGCTGATCCGCCGCGAGCAATGCGGCGAGCATGATGCGATGCTCGCCGCATGCGAACGCTCTCGACCTTCTCCCGTCGCCAATTCCTGACCGGCACTGCCGCAAGCGCCGCCGGCCTTGCCCTCGGCGCTTGTTCCTCGCCCCCGGAGCCGGGCCGATACACGGAAGCGGATATCGCGGGACTGGCCGAGCAACGGAAGACCGAGCTTGCCCGCTCCGGGAAGGGACCCTTCGGCCCGCAGAAGTATCGTGGCTACCGCGGCCTCGCCGAGCTTCCCTGGTTCGAACTCGACTCCCTGGGTCAACTCGTCTGCGTCGCGGACGATTTTCCGACCGCCATCGATATGCACTGTCACTTCGGGATCTCGATGCTCCTGGCGCCGGACGTCGACCTCATGCAACGAGGGGAACGCGTCTGGCACCTGCTCGATTGCGATTCCGAAGATCCTGGCTGCGAACTGGACCTCGACGTCTACATCAATGCCAACTTTACCGAGGACGACCTCTGGGAACTGCGAAAAGGGGTCGTCGCCCAGGCCAGCTGGGGAAGCTCCGCGGCTGCGACCCACACCATCCCCAACCTCCTCGCCGAGATGAAGGCATCCCGCGTGGGCGAGGCCGTCATCCTGCCGATCGCCTTCGGCCTTCCGTTTGGAGACGACCTGACGGAGCGCTGGATGGCGACCATCGATCAGGCCGAGGCGGGAAATCAGTTCGTGAAGGCCGCTTCCGTGCACCCGCGAGATCCAAACCGCATCGAAAAGCTCGATCGATACGCGGCCGCCGGTGCTCGGGCGATCAAGTTGCATCCCACGATGCAACGCTTCTATCCGGATGACCCCGATGTCATGGACATCTACGAAGCCTGCGAGCGGCTGGGGCTGGCTGTGACCTTCCATGCGGGGCGTGCGGGTATCGAACCCGAATCCACCCATCGCTACGCAATGCCGCGCCACTTCGAAGGCGCGCTAAGCAGCTTCCCGGGCGTGAACTTCGTTCTCCTGCACTCCGGTGCCCGCGACGCAGCCTCTGCCCTCGACCTTGGTCTTCGCCATGAGAACGCCTGGCTGGGCATCCACGGCCAGGGCGTCACCTCGCTGCACGAGATGCTCGAAGCGACCGGTGGCGAGCGCATGCTATTCGGAACCGACTGGCCCTTCTATCACCTCGCAGCCACGTTGGCGAAGGTCTTGATCGTCACCGAAGGCAGACCCGAGCAGCGTGCGGCGATCCTGCGGGGGAATGCGGAGCGATTGCTGGCACCCCCGACTTCTACTTCCAGCGCCTGAACCCACCTTCGCTGTTGATCACCTGCCCCGTGATCCACGCCGCCTCCTCGCCGACCAACCAGGCCGCCATGTTTGCCACGTCCTCCGGCATTCCCCATCGACCCGCCGGCATCATGTCGGCAATGGCCCGGTGCATCCTGGGAGGCGCATAACCGGTATCCGTTGGGCCAGGGTTGATGCAATTGACCGTGATCCCCTGGTCGATCAGCGCATCGGAGAGGGACGCGGTCATCTGGTGAATGGCGCCCTTGGTCACCGCGTAGGCGATCTCGTTCGACATCGGACCGATATGCTGCCCGCTGCAGAACAGCAGCATACGGCCATGGGAGCGGGAGGCGTCGTGACGCGCGGCGAAGCTCTGGGCCAGCAAGACCGAAGCCCGCCCGTTGGCGGCCCAGCAACGATCGAGTTCCAGCGCTGTTACATCGGCCAGCGATTCGGTCGAGCTGCGCGCATGGTTCGCGATCAGGATGTCGATCGCGCCAAATCGCGCTCCACCGTCTCACGAACGAGCTGATCGGCGACGGCCGGATCTTCGAGGTCCGCTTCCTGGTAGTGAAAACGACCGTCCCCTGGATCGAGTTCGGCTAGAAATGCCGCCCCGCGGTCCGCATCGGCGCCCCAGGCCATCTCATCGTCGTGGGAAGCCCAACCGGTCGAAAAGACCGAGGCGCCCTCGTCGAGCATGCGGCGCGCCAGAGTGGCACCGATGCCGATCTCCCGAGACACACCGGTGAGGAGTACGACGCGGTTCGATAGAGATCGATCGCGAGAAGAAGATCGAGACATGAGCAGGTCCTTTCGATGGCGAGCCACTCGCGAGAGCTTCTCTAGACCATCGCGAAACGGGTTCGGAACACCGAACGCGGGGGAGGGTCCTGGTTCGGGGCGGTCGTTCGCTATCCGAGTCCTGCTCTACATCGCAGACGAGCATAATCCCCTGCGGCGGCGCAGCAACTCGGAAACTGCCAACGCTCAAGGCCCCTGGGCCGGGTTCCGAACCACCCCTCATGAGCTGGATCCACGATCTGCGGAAGCCCGGGCACACGACCCTGCCAAGCGCCGTTGGGATTCCCCTTCTCGTGCTCTTCCTGGGGTTCTGGCTGGCAGACGCCTGGCAGCATCGGAACGACTTCAAGAGGTGCCAAGCCACTTGCGATGCGCAGGGCGCGGCCGACTCGACCTTCATCGCCGAGAACCAGCAGCACAGCCGACCCGCCGAATGCCGATGCGGTTTCGGAGACGGCGAAGGGCTGAGCTGGAAGAGAGTGAAGATCCCGGACTGAGGCGCCGACCCGGGAAGCCTCCCTCGGGTGGGAAGAGCCTGGCTCAGGGCGATTGGCTCTGGCCCCGAAGCGCACGCACCAATGCCTCGATGCGTGCCCGGCTGGTTCCGAGTTCTTCGCGCAGGCGAATGATCACGGCCACACCGGGGAGGTTCACCTCCAACTCCTCG is a window from the bacterium genome containing:
- a CDS encoding 2-hydroxychromene-2-carboxylate isomerase codes for the protein MNKFSRLRGDAALAVYIDMKSPYAFIAIEPTRAMAAAAGVSIDWRPFTLDIPSFLGSARLDKKGKVESSQRTPSQWSWVRYAYQDARRYAKLRDKTLRGTEKIWDSSLAGIAMLWAKQQGSECFDRFVDEAYERFWRRDLDIEDLDVLEAALAGIGADVGGFRAYARGAGRDAHDQLNEAAFDAGVFGVPSYLVADEMWFGREHLPRVAWLLRGSVGPSPDVANRGFGP
- a CDS encoding nitroreductase family deazaflavin-dependent oxidoreductase, encoding MSTEKTSGPGSPPPRFILKAMTRTHVFLHRLSGGRFFNKLGGDDVCFVTMTGAKSGRRLTVPLMYVPHEGGILLVASQGGAPKNPVWYGNLVKTPDIEVDHRGRHSNLRARLATAEEKPALWPICDRHYAPYAEYRERTTRDIPIFVCEPTD
- a CDS encoding 2-hydroxychromene-2-carboxylate isomerase, producing MADSLTIDVFWSFRSPWSYLATPRLAAWQDRYQLDVRFRPVYPIAIRTPEFFDQVHPLWTRYFMVDVQRVAQFLELPIAWPHPDPVVQELADGRMRTGETQPYIHRLTRLGVLAEEEGSGVEFALAVSNLIWGGTENWHEGEHLARASAEAGLDLEALDARAESEVDRIEAAIAQNETDHATAEHWGVPTCAFQGEPFFGQDRLDVLLWRLKQNGLEER
- a CDS encoding amidohydrolase family protein — its product is MRTLSTFSRRQFLTGTAASAAGLALGACSSPPEPGRYTEADIAGLAEQRKTELARSGKGPFGPQKYRGYRGLAELPWFELDSLGQLVCVADDFPTAIDMHCHFGISMLLAPDVDLMQRGERVWHLLDCDSEDPGCELDLDVYINANFTEDDLWELRKGVVAQASWGSSAAATHTIPNLLAEMKASRVGEAVILPIAFGLPFGDDLTERWMATIDQAEAGNQFVKAASVHPRDPNRIEKLDRYAAAGARAIKLHPTMQRFYPDDPDVMDIYEACERLGLAVTFHAGRAGIEPESTHRYAMPRHFEGALSSFPGVNFVLLHSGARDAASALDLGLRHENAWLGIHGQGVTSLHEMLEATGGERMLFGTDWPFYHLAATLAKVLIVTEGRPEQRAAILRGNAERLLAPPTSTSSA